A stretch of DNA from Arachis duranensis cultivar V14167 unplaced genomic scaffold, aradu.V14167.gnm2.J7QH unplaced_Scaffold_231304, whole genome shotgun sequence:
CTTTTTCCATTGATTCTTTTCCGATCGAGATGTATGGATCCATGGGTCTATGTGTCTATATAGATCCTATTCATGGATTAATGAAAATGTGCAAAAGCTCTATTTGCCTCTGCCATTCTATGAGTCTCTTCCTTTTTGCGTATGGCATCGCCACTCCCTTTTGCAGCATCCACTAATTCGGAACTTAATTTGAAAGCCATATTTTGACCTGGACATTTTCGGGATGCCCCTAATAACCAACGAATGGCAAGTGGTTTTCCTTGTGTGGATCCTATTTCAATGGGAACTTGATGAGTAGATCCGCCTACACGTCTTGCTTTTACTGCTATATCGGGAGTTACTCCACGTATTGCTTGACGTAAAACAGATAGTGGATTTGTTTCTGtcttttgttgaatctttttcATAGCTcgataaataatttgataagcCAATGATTTTTTTCCGTGTTTCAGAATACGGTTAACCAACATGTTAACTAANNNNNNNNNNNNNNNNNNNNNNNNNNNNNNNNNNNNNNNNNNNNNNNNNNNNNNNNNNNNNNNNNNNNNNNNNNNNNNNNNNNNNNNNNNNNNNNNNNNNNNNNNNNNNNNNNNNNNNNNNNNNNNNNNNNNNNNNNNNNNNNNNNNNNNNNNNNNNNNNNNNNNNNNNNNNNNNNNNNNNNNNNNNNNNNNNNNNNNNNNNNNNNNNNNNNNNNNNNNNNNNNNNNNNNNNNNNNNNNNNNNNNNNNNNNNNNNNNNNNNNNNNNNNNNNNNNNNNNNNNNNNNNNNNNNNNNNNNNNNNNNNNNNNNNNNNNNNNNNNNNNNNNNNNNNNNNNNNNNNNNNNNNNNNNNNNNNNNNNNNNNNNNNNNNNNNNNNNNNNNNNNNNNNNNNNNNNNNNNNNNNNNNNNNNNNNNNNNNNNNNNNNNNNNNNNNNNNNNNNNNNNNNNNNNNNNNNNNNNNNNNNNNNNNNNNNNNNNNNNNNNNNNNNNNNNNNNNNNNNNNNNNNNNNNNNNNNNNNNNNNNNNNNNNNNNNNNNNNNNNNNNNNNNNNNNNNNNNNNNNNNNNNNNNNNNNNNNNNNNNNNNNNNNNNNNNNNNNNNNNNNNNNNNNNNNNNNNNNNNNNNNNNNNNNNNNNNNNNNNNNNNNNNNNNNNNNNNNNNNNNNNNNNNNNNNNNNNNNNNNNNNNNNNNNNNNNNNNNNNNNNNNNNNNNNNNNNNNNNNNNNNNNNNNNNNNNNNNNNNNNNNNNNNNNNNNNNNNNNNNNNNNNNNNNNNNNNNNNNNNNNNNNNNNNNNNNNNNNNNNNNNNNNNNNNNNNNNNNNNNNNNNNNNNNNNNNNNNNNNNNNNNNNNNNNNNNNNNNNNNNNNNNNNNNNNNNNNNNNNNNNNNNNNNNNNNNNNNNNNNNNNNNNNNNNNNNNNNNNNNNNNNNNNNNNNNNNNNNNNNNNNNNNNNNNNNNNNNNNNNNNNNNNNNNNNNNNNNNNNNNNNNNNNNNNNNNNNNNNNNNNNNNNNNNNNNNNNNNNNNNNNNNNNNNNNNNNNNNNNNNNNNNNNNNNNNNNNNNNNNNNNNNNNNNNNNNNNNNNNNNNNNNNNNNNNNNNNNNNNNNNNNN
This window harbors:
- the LOC127744039 gene encoding 30S ribosomal protein S7, chloroplastic-like, with the protein product MKKIQQKTETNPLSVLRQAIRGVTPDIAVKARRVGGSTHQVPIEIGSTQGKPLAIRWLLGASRKCPGQNMAFKLSSELVDAAKGSGDAIRKKEETHRMAE